The genomic interval AAAGAGTGTGCTTTGTTATAAGGAGATTAATGAATTCATCACATCCATTATTTTAAGCCTGTACATCTTATAGTGTCTCACTTCTTTATATTACTCTTTTGAGGAAAATAAAGTAGCTCTAGATTCCATTCATGTTGTCTCTGATTTCCTGTGATGGTGACTCTCATTACCCCGCATGCATTCTACATTATGTACAAAGTTAGCTCTATGGTTCCTTCCTTGGTTTGCAGAAAGGTTTCTTCCCCTAATTCCTTGCACCATTTCAATCTCTAAGCTCATCTGGGGCATAGTAGCTTCTGGGGACCTTAGAAAAAACAAACATTCTAAGACTTCCCCAACTTCAACCCTTGGCCAGCTTCTCTGCTGTAGTTCAGCTCTCAGTTGAGTACAGGAAAGTGGAGGGTCCAGCTTGGTGCCTTGAGAGGCAGTGGAAACTCTGAGAGTTGGAGCCCAGGTGGGGATTTAGATCATAATGGGCCTAGCTCTCAAGGGGAGGTGGGGAACCCCGGCCCCTTGGCTTCTTTTTCTCCCACATAACCCCCATGGGTGGAAAGGTCTGTGTCCTCTGCACTCCTGCCAGAGATAAAGTGTTAAAGCTGATTCATCATGAAACCAAACCTCAAACCTTCAAAGCCAGGTGCCAAATAGGCTTTCCCTCCTTTTACCCATTTAAAGTCCACCATAGAAGAAATTGCTCCAGTGTCTGGGAGCCGATTAGCACACTCCGAATTTCCTAGACATAAAAATCAATGTAACAAAAGCCCAGCAAGTATGGTCGTGTCTCCTCTCTCACATTGTGCTTCTCAAGCTTTGCGTCTCTCTCGTACTCTGTGCTGTTGGGCGTTGGGTTCTCTAGCCTCGCTCATTCTATCTCATTTGCTACGGTTCTACCTGCAACGGGCTTGCTCCTTTTTGGCCCACAAGGGCAAATTCACAGTTTGGCACCAGCAGTACCTCTCATGACGTTTTTCCTGGTCATTCCTAGCTCAGCATCTTTAGATACTAGATAGAATGAGGTACAACAAACGTTGCTTTGCCATTGCCTGTGTATGGGTTTCTCCATCCTACTCTGCAGATAACGCTCCTAAAGCAGCGGGTTCTGAACTCTACCTTACTCTGTATCCCCAACGCATGGCACAAACTGACTAAAGGAGGTTGTAACGCCCCAACCCAAGTTACTGGATACTGTCCTAAAGTCAGCAACCTGGCTTAGGGAAAGCTGCCAACCCGTCCCATCCCCCTAGAATTCACCCGACAGACctctatcctttctctctcttcctcaaaacaaaacaaaacaaaacacagctccccccccccccaccagattaggactcctttttgttttctcGCAGGGTTTTGTACTTTTCCTTTGTAACATTTTGTATGCAAAAGTGTTTAGTGTCCATTTAGTCGCTGTGATCTTCATGAGCATAGGGGCAGTATCTGTCATGTTCACTGAAGTTACTAACTGCTTAAGGCACAGTAGATATTTAAATAGACTCATAATCTATGCCAAAGGAGCCTGGTTCTCTCTCCAGCATAAGATAGTAATTTGTATAAATAGCCCATTTTTAGGAACAGCAAAGAATACTAATCTAACTCATACAGAAATACAAAGCGGCTACAATTAAAGTATTATATACACTAACATTGGTATGTATTTTCGTGTACtggtatgtataaatatatgattaGCTACATAAAAATACCTTGTTTTTCTTTACAACTAATCTCTCTCATTGCATGTAAAATATAAACTCAACGGATATATTTTCTACTACCACATGCTGATGTATCTGTGTAAAAgatagagagggagacagaggaggaaattCAAAGATATGAGACAGCTTAACATAGTTTAAAAAGGATGCCTTTTTCTTACAAGTTACAGTGATATCGGAAAATAAAAAATACCTCtaagttacaaaaacaaaaacaaaataaaaaaacattaaactTGAACAGTGGCTTCTTTAATCTTTCAAATAACACAGGTTATTATCCCCTGGGTTGTAGGAAACACTAAGACACATACCGGACTCCCAGGAATACTTGAACTCTAAATTCCAGGGTTTTGAACAGAGAATGATCTCTTCCTGATTAAATGCCCAAGAGTGATAAATGGAAACATGGCAAACACCCTCGGATGATGAAATGCAAATTTGTGAACAAAGGAATATTCCTGATTAGTTTGTCCTTTGCTACCTGCATGATTTTGTTGTTTCTTATCCAGATGTGAAAGGTAAAAGTTTCATTTGTCTCTAGATCATAGACGCACTGGAGTTTGTGTTGTCCTTGCAATTCTGGGTGCCATGGCTGTTCTCCAAATGGTCACTCTATGGGGTACAAATGGCCTTTGGTGTATTACCACGGTGTATTACAGAAGCGTTGGTGACAGCTGCTTCCACCACGCCACCACTGGATCCTTTCACTCGAAAACATCTGGGACATATTAATCTAACATCTTCTAAGGATTTCTTACATGTGTCTGTCTCCTTGATGCGTCACACTAACTTCTAAGTCCTGTTTCCTTCCCTTAACCCTCTGAAACTCCTCCATACGCATGAATGAGATCACTAGGCCTTAAACATGTGGTTGTTTAACATTGTCTGTGTCCCTGCCTTGGCTCATGCAGTTTTTAGTTTGCACCATCCCTCGTTCAGTATGCCAGACTTTCTGCCTGCCTTTGGGTGTGACACATTTAATTCCTGAAGGTATGACAGCTTTATGGTAAAATATGACTAGTGGTTTTGTATTTCCAGCATTGTTTTTAATGCTTGCATGAGGAAAAGAATCTTTGTGGGTAAACTCTCTCATACTTAACGTGAAAATCCTTCCTGGATGTCACGGAATGAGAACTTTGCCACACAGAAGTAGCACCCGGGAAAGTCTAGTTACCTCCGTGACTAAGCCAAGGAGGAGAAGCAGAGTGTGTACTGTGTGTCTGATTTGGGGGGCGGGGCACACTGGATTCACTCTTAGTCAGCAGAATTAATACTAGTGTCCTGAAAGGGGCTATTCATACTTTCAACGGGAAGAGAGAAATAATGACAGAGGGAGACCTACGGGTTAAGTCTAAGATTTTGTTTCTATAAATATCAGTATCAGCATCTTGTTGCACAAACTTAGAGCATCTGCCAAGACATAGCCACTGGGGTAATGCATCTTCATGGTCTTTTTTCTCAAATGTGTTGCAGTGCTTACCCTGATGGACTTCTCAGCTGGCTGAAAAgaaagagttggttctcttctctaAAGCATCTGGCTACTCCCCTTTGCGGCTTGGGTATAGTACACAGCCAGGGATAGTACCTTTCAAATCTACTTCTGAATACTGCTAGGTGTGCAGCGTTGACAACTTATATAACAACTCATTCCTCATTTCTGTCACCTGCACACTGGTTTGACACCTACCTTACGAGCGAGCACTGagggctggttgtcttggaagTATGGCTGCTGTCCTAGTGTCCAAATTCAGACTCCCGTTTGCAGAGAGAAAACTGAGATCTGGACATTACAACCCACATATAgtttataaatgtatgtatattgcAACTATATTTGAATGCCTTTAGTGTTTTAAGGAtttgtttatacatatatgtcaAAAGACTTGAGAAAAGTCTACATTCTCAAtagacacatttttttctgtCAGTTATGTAGCAGCTATCAAATGTATGAGCAATTGTTCTACCTAAGCCATTTGTCAATTCAATGTCATTACACAGCAGACCAGACATTGTGCAGAGATGATTATGATGAAGTAAATATCCAGCCTCTACATATCTTTTTATAGAAAATACAGTGTTTTACCAGGAAGCAATggtttaatgttttttaaaaaaatatatgacatTTATTCATTCTGGGAAGAGGCACACATGTCCCACAAACATGGAGGTCCGAGGACAACTTGGGAGAGTTGATATCTCCTGCCAACTGGACTCTGGGGATTAAATGTGGGCTACCCAACTTTGGGGCAAAGGTGTGGCCCGTGACTACCTGCTCACACAGAGAATGCAAAACAATCTTGTCAGGACAAAACTATGTTTTCCTTGAGAAGACAGAGGCGTGGAGtagagagaggggcagggaagaagaaagagagggtcATGTTAGAGAGAAGTCGCAGCAGCCAGTACCAGCCAGCTAATTAGAGGCAGCCATTTTGAGTTTTCAGTGATGTCTGTGGCTGGTTATACAGACCTACCCCTACtaaagagaaagcaggagagaggacAACCCAAAACCTCAAATGCGATAATAAAGCAAACcttaaaagaagaagaattatTCCAGGCCACTAAACTAAAAGTGGAGTTGGCATACAGGAAAAGAGTTAGTGCTCCTGGCTTCTCAGGTTCGGAAGTAGCCTTAGGTTACAGTGTACTCGATCGATGACCACACAGTGAAAATGAGTCATGTCCGTGTATCTGATGCTCAACAAACACAGATGTAGCAGTGTTCTCGGGTAGTAGTGCTCCTCCTCTGCACTTCCCTCTGGGCAGAAAGAGGAGAGCTCAGGCAATGTGAGTGTCAATGCTGTTGAGATCTGCACAGCTTCTGTCAGCTCAGCAGTAGACAGAAAACATCTGCTTCCAGCTGCCACAGAAAATCATTTGCCGCCTCCTTTCTCAGTGCACTAGAGAACTTTAACAAACGAAAACTTTGCTGATCTGACCATCTGCTGTGCCAGTTGCTCTCATACCTGATTTTCAGGTGATTTGCTCATTTCCTCAGTACTTACATGAGCTACCTGAAAGAGCACAGAGTCCAGAACACTGTGTTGAGCAGAgctaatgtgtttttattttaaggaataaATAATCTTCCAGTagccataaggaaaaaaaaaaaccagccaacAGATAGGCTTTATTTTGAGTCATAGAAACTTGTTTGTTTCCGGAGTGATTGCTATTTATAAGGTGGCTTAAGGGGAAAACAGATAAAATAACTtaccacacatttttaaaaaatgggggtgGCAatgaaagattaatttttaaaagggctataaagttattttaaagCTAAGAGACTTTGCTATCCATTTTCTGTTAtgcaaaaattataattttatgcaAACCAGATACTTTTAATTGATTAGCtgttataaaatactttttacacATTTTTACAATGAATCAACATtgctctttatattttatataccatagaaacagaaggagttTATACAAATGGTAGTCATAGTAATGAACAGTAGTAGTAGTACCACTAGTGAATATAGAGTATTATTAAATTCCAATGCCTTGGGCAAATATTTAGTTATTTCttgagaaagaaaaagttaaatgaaTAAGTCACATAAGAATTTTATAAAGTCTGGAGCATAtttgttatttaatattttttgagtAAACAGAAACTACCAAATAGTTGTTTTATCTAAAGGCTGACTAATAAAGCCTGTAAATTTTACATGACAATTAATTTGTTGATACCTCCTTCTGAACCTTGCTGACAATGTCTTCTTTGTGACAAGATGCATTTATTGATTGACTTAAAGCAGGTCATCATGGGGCATGCCTGCagtcttagcacttgggaaactggaggggggggagaggaggagcctATATTCAAAGCTATCCTAGgctatagagcagtggttctcagcctttctaatgctgtgaccctttaactcAGTTCCTCGTGTAGTGGTGACccctaatcataaaattattttcattgcaacttcataactgcaattttgccacTTTTATGATTacaatgtaattatatattattatgcaggatatctgatatgtgactctgTGAATGGGTTGTTTGACCCTCAAAAGGTcaaaacccacaggttgagaaacactgtgagtttgaagccagcttgttGTACACTGAGTGTTCCTTGCACCTAAGATACTTTATACAGTTCCTCTCAAAGAACTAGAGTAACCTTAACAATTGAACACGGAAAAAAAGTTTAAGTGGCGTTAAACATGGAGAAAAATGTACAGTGAAGCCCATAAATACTGTCAAGAATGGGGAGAGTTGTTTGTGGTGGCCAGAAATGGGAAGCTTGTGAATAATGTTAAAAATTCTTTCCATTTCCCTCTGAGTTTTAGAAGATGTGTAAACCAGCGACTCCTATAGACTCGTGCTTCTGTACAGCGCGATCTTCCTGTGCATCTGTGGTTAATGTGTGTctccataaatatatacatataaatgcatCTACAATAGAAATGCCAAACTTTTACTTGGCAATGGTAGCTACAGATGGCTACCATTGAAAAGCAGTAGTGTGGAGTAACTGTGAAGGGAAAGGGgcatatttaattttcatatgccTAGAGtgtatgaatatttcattaaaaataaaagagacaacAAATAAGTTGATCTTGATATTTTTGTACACTCATACAGTAGAAACAAGTAATTTCTTACATaaagaaatttttatttacatatttggataaaatcaaaagaaggtaatttactcagaagacagagagaagccCATAAACTCACACCCAAAGTGAATCCTTCATATTAAGTGACTCAATATTTTTCACCCCACACACCTTACAAATTCTGATACCCAGCAGGAACCAGCACAGGAACTCTCTCTGTCATTTGGTGGGAGTAGAGAAGCTCCTCCTCAAAGACCACAGGCTTGTGACTGAAAGTATGCTCAAGAGTCCACTAAGCCCCAAAACTACTTTGTAGAAAAGGTGTGGCCTGTGACTACCTGCTCACACAGAGAATGCAGTGATCTGACCTAGGTCTGACCTCTAAGTCGGGGGCTATGCATCTGTATGAATCAGAGCCAGAGAGAAACAGCAGGAATGTGGATGAACTGATGCAGAACTGGTAGCTAACTCTGCAGGATTTTTAACCTGTCTGGTTGATATGGGTTGGACACAGCTTGACCATCCTTTTATGGTTACAGAGCCACATACACTCACTTCCCCTTCCCCACCTCTTCGGCAGTATAAAAAGAGGTCTGGAGGCATATAAAGCAACATAGCAGCAGTGTTCTGGGCAGCTCAGCCTCACGTTGTTCCCTCCTGGCTCTGGGGACAGTTCTAGCTCACTGCTCTTCATTATGGGCTTCAGACTCAGACCTACATCGTCCTGCACCAGGGCCTGCCCACTTCATAACCTCCAGATCTTGCTGCTGCTGGGCCTGATCCTTGTTGCGCTGGCTCCCCTTACAGCTGGAAAATGTAAGAGAAATTCAGGGAAAGATGAGTATGAAGGCTGCTTCCCTTCATCATGTGTCTAAGCGGCTTGTGGTGCTCATGGTGGGGCTTGGGGTATGTGCATGGATTGTATCAGTGCTTCTGGGTTTGGAGGATGTAGTGACTAAGAATTCTAAGACATACTTATGAGGACTTCGTTACATGGAAGACAATCTGCTAGCTTTGCCATTCAAAGTTTACAGATCCTATTCACCATGTTTGTGGGAAAGAGGGGCAATTGCCTTCAATTTACAAGTTAGGAAAGGGAGGAGAATAATGCATAGTCACCAATTAAGACTTGTGCTCCATTGTAGCTGATGGCATGGACCCATATATCGAACTGCGCTGCAGATGTACGAATACCATCTCTGGAATCCCATTCAATTCTATCTCCCTTGTGAATGTGTACAGGCCAGGAGTTCACTGTGCTGATGTGGAAGTGATGTAAGTCCCTGATTCTTTGTTCTGCTATTGTCATTATAGAAACCCTCTccactcttttcctctttcctccctcctcatggATCTGTTCTGACAGAGAGGCTGTTGTACACAGACCATCATTTTCTCTTTGGCAGAGCCACACTGAAGAATGGACAAAAAACGTGCCTGGACCCAAATGCCCCTGGCGTCAAGAGAATCGTCATGAAAATCTTGGAAGGTTACTGACCAGCTGCTTCATCTGTGCCAAACCATTTTCCTGCTCAGGAAGGGTTGAGGGTTTGAAATCTGGACTTGGTAGAATTATTTTTCCACTTTGAAATTGGGATGTTCTCTCGTTCTGTCTCAGAAATCACACTGTATTCTGAGAAGGCATGATAAAGAAtgtcacaacaaacaaacaaacaatgatgaAGACGGGCAAGCCAAGTTGCAACCTGCAATTTATGGTCTATTTCTGCAGTTCTTGGCTAAGCATTCTGACATGTCCTGCATTTCTCTATTTGagcttttcttttcaaatgtaCTATGTCAAGTTTTCATTCtgtgtttttaataattatttcttttagttttgagattataattacatcccttcccctttcatttttctccctctgaacCCTTCTATATACCCATCCTTGCTCTCTTCAAATCCATGgctgcttttttttcccattgagcattgttatatacatatataatgataAATTTCGTAGTGGTCAATTGCAACGGAAATCGCCTGGAGTCAAGCAGTTTTCGCTCTGGTCATGACCATGTTTTTCCAATGTCTTATCCCTAGAATGTCTTGTTTCCAAGCAACCTCTGCAACATTTTACATATGTTTACTTGAAACTGAAcacaataaaatcatagaaagtAAATTCTGCAAGTAGTGGTCATTTACTTTATAGTGAATATGTTTAACACCAGTAGCACCAAAAGTGTGAGGTGAAAAAGGGTTTAAcacaaactgtttttaaaaacgcCACTATTGTCTGCAACAAAGAAATATGATGGGTCTGATGTACTATTAAaggttttctatatccattctctctctctctctctctctctctctctctctctctctctctctctctcactgaacttTGGGGCATCATGTATGCTAAGCAAGTTTTCTGCCACTGGGCCACATTCCTAGacctctatttttgttttgttttgttttctttcttaatattgCCAGGTAAAGTCACTAGGTTGTGCCATTTTAAATGCCCTACACTATCAAGAATTGAAAGATGCTAGGCATACCCCCCCGAGCTATAGGAACCCTGCCTAGTAGCCATTTCAGTTTTGTTAGGCTGCTGACCTGCTCTGTGCCTTAGTTTCCTCATCTCTAAAATGGGAATGGTCTCTAGCTGTTTAATAGAGTtgataagagaaagaaaaggacttaaaaatgttttaaagactgTGTGTCACAATGAGTCACATATAATCGTTAGGCTATTAGCAGAGCTGCTAGCTCTCCTCATATTGCAGAAAGGGAGGAAACCTGACATTTAAGAAATCATGAGACTTGCCTTCGGTTAgaagtatagctcagtggtagaatacttgcccaGTATgtgggaggccctgggttcaattcccaacagagCTCAAAGAAACCTGCCTTAGAAAATAAATGATCAGATTGCACATTGGAAACCTTGCTCGTTAACCATTGGAACTTGACCCTTTCGCTGGTCCTTCCTTCCCTAAGAAGACAGCACTACATATCATCAATTATAGGTACATAGATACTACTTTATTCAGAACTCCCCCTACTATATCCTGGtcttggagaaagagaaaatgtcaTCTCCTCCAACCTGTACATGGACTTTAGGACACACTTATATGCTAAACATGTAGTTCACTCAAACTCAGCATGGAGGAGAGTTTCCTTCTCTATCTCTACCACCAGAGGGTCAGGCCTGTGGATATTTTATCCATAAAATGAACACTTAATTCAGTAATAACTATGTAAATGTCCATAAACATGTGATAAAGCAGTGAACAGAGTCTCTAGCCATTTTCATTAGCTTCGCTCCAATTATTAAAACCAGCCGTGCCTCTCTGAGGCAGTCTCTCTCTGAAAGCCAACAAGCCTGGATCTTACTGTGGCACTCATTACACTGTGCTTCTTCTTCTTGAGGTGAGAGCATCTTTTACTCTTGTGCACCTGAACtggattcttttctttaaatggagagaaaggctGCCTTGCCTGACGTCATTGCCTGAATTCCTTGACTCTGCAAATGCTGAAATCTTTGGCCAAGGCTGCACAGAAGAGTCCCTTGCTGTCCAGATTCAAATCCTCTTatccattcttttttgttttttggtttttgtttttttgctgacTCAGCAGGGGCCTCAAGTTTCAGTTCCCTAAACGCATAGGATTTATAGCATGGTTTGCAGTAGCCATTGTAGTCTATGCTGAGTATTCAGAAATGTATGTCCCAGGGAATTATGCTTGACTGTATCACTACACATGAGGGACAGATACAGGGGCACATAATTATCACCATATACGGCATAAATTAATAAAGAGATCTCCAACTGTTCCAGAAAACTCTTTTATCTAGTCTTTACCAGGATAGAGCTGAGTAGAGAAATAGCTAGACTCAAAGATTTTACCAAAGGAATGCATTCACTACTTCGGTGATTTTTCTAAAGAGTCGTGGGGACAGCAGACCCTGCTTCCTGCAGTAGCTTGGACTGCAGTCAGAAGAGCCTCCAGAATTTCATGCAAGAGGCTCGGGAGAGCTTCCGGATGAGGGTGAAAGTCAGAAGTCATCGCCTAGACATTAACTTTCATCTTTTTAGTGGCAGAAAATAAATTTCCAACCCCACATCTCCAACCCCACAGCGGTCAGCCTCACCACAATCGGCAGGAAGAGTGACAGTGGCTTTGGAGTTACGTGACTGGAAGCCAAGAAGGCAACACATTGATACTGAAGGTGTGTGTTCTGCAAACCCGATGGCGATCTCAGAAAGTTCTCTGCCCCATACAGCATACCTTTTGCTAAATTCCAAGTCCTACTGTTTCTCACTCTGTAATTGTTGATATCAATTCACATTGGAGATGTGGATCCTGCTGCCAGCTACTAGTCAAGACAGCTggcctcagcttttttttttttttttttctgctctgttttattttaatcttgGCTGGCCAGATCCCAATTACTGTTCCACAAGTGTCATTGCTTCTGCAGAGCACTTCCTCATCCTGTATCCTGGGTTTCCGGACTGGGCAGGCAGTGAAGATAAAACGTGCTTGGGAAGTCCCAGGAGCTGCTGGCCTGCACTTAAGAGCCCTAGACCCATTTCCTCAAGGTAGAACTTTATCTTTGGGTCCAGTGGCACCCTCTTGACATGAGCGTCGCTGCGGTGTTTCGAGGCCTCCGGCCCAGTCCTGAGCTGCTGCTTCTGGGCCTGTTGTTTCTGCCAGCGGTGGTTGCTGTCACCAGCGGTGAGATTGGGTGAAGGGATGCTAGGGACAGGAAGACAGTTCAGGAGCCTCAGGTGCGGGGAGGTGAACTCTGATGACATCGGGTCATATTGTATGGGCTTTCCACCTGCCTTCCGAGGGGAAGGCGATGCTGTAACCAAGCCTGTGGAAAGGTCCAGAGGTACCACACCGGCAGATGATAGGGTCATCGCTATCTCTTCTactcccctcttcttctccccgtTTACCCTCAGCTGGTCCCGAAGAAAGCGATGGAGatcttagctgtgtgtgtgtgaagaccatCTCCTCTGGGATCCATCTTAAGCACATCACCAGCCTGGAGGTGATCAAGGCAGGACGCCACTGTGCGGTTCCCCAGCTCATGTGAGTCCTGCCCACATCCCCCAGGCCCGTCCTCTCCTCTGCTACCTGTTCCTTCccatctcttcccttcttccaacCAAGGATCTGTAAAGcaattccttccctttcccctctttcccctctgacAGAGCCACCCTGAAGAATGGGAGGAAAATTTGCCTGGACCGGCAAGCACCCCTATATAAGAAAGTAATCAAGAAAATCCTGGAGAGTTAGGTATCAGCTGCCTAAATGTCAATTGTGTTACAAGACTCCTGGAATCTTGTCTACTTTTAATGTAACTGCAATCTTCCGATGTTTATATTATCCTTCAAGATTTAAATAAATGCATTGAACCAAGTTGTCATAAAGTCAAGCTATTTTTGTAATGAAGCCAAAAAATGTGTCATGAGTAAGGAAACATCTCCAAAACTTTAAGTATTTTTGATGGGAGGTTTGGTCTAAGAACTGAATTTGCTTGGTGTTACTGGTTGTACGGCAGCTGatgaatatttgcatatatacttAATTACATAGTCTCCTGGTTACACTTCGGTTTTGTGTTGTAATTAGCTTTGTCAAAAAAACAGGAAGGGGGCTCAACATAGTGAGTTGCCTTTGAAAATAAGCACCTAAATCAAACTTTGATTCAATTTTCTcaagattatcataaaaattaaaataataagagaTTAGAGTGAATACATAATGCTAATATGTTGATCCTTTCAAGAAACCGTAtgaaaatatctttctttttatgaGTTCTTGAAGAAAGTTTatgtttcaaaaatgaaatattaaaaataacttttattcttATACTATTGCCTGTAGGGGGGTCTTCACCTGGCAAACTTAAGAGTCCTACTAGGACCTATTAATCTATCACCTCACTGCTGCTCCAAGCATGTAGATGTCTTAGCGAGACTTTCTGCAGGATTCTTGGGCTCAGAAGAAACTTGATTTGtaattcagttttctttaagatctCCTCATAACACGGTATGCTAAGCAGCCACAGGAAGCAGGGCTGGGACCAGATGGCTTTACGGTCATACTTCAGAGGACAAGTACCACACATtgaggaaagaggaagatgatGTGATATGTGTATATCATTTAGATATCACTTACTCCCTCCTTCGTCTGGTCTCATAAAAACCTTTGCAGATTCTTAGAACCCTATTGGATAATCTAGAATAAACATTTTCTCTCAATCACCTTCATACATCTGTGAAACCTTTTTCTGTCATGTGAAATGACATTCACAGGCTGTAGAAATCTTGGGGGTGAGATTATTGTTCAAGTTACCTTAATGAGCGGGAAGGCAGACTCTAATTGATAGAAGAAGATGTAGATACTAGCTCACGAATGGACCCAACCTGATTGTTGTGTTCAACCTAACATGACAGTGTAGAGCTGTTTGTTGGCTTAGACTcctaagagaaaacagaggataTGCAATTGAGTTCTTTGAGGAAGGGACAACTCTAGAATGATGAATACATGAAAACAGTCACAGTGTGTAGACACTTACAAGGGGTACAGGTATCAGGGGGGAATGTAGGGAACACAATTAGTGATCTTGGTGATCATACAATTAGTTTCTGGCGATTTTCACTTTCAGTGGCACATTTAAGGAAGGTTGCCTAATTATCCTACTAAAGCACATATATAGGCATGGCACTTACCTTCACAAGATGTTCCAAACCAAAGTCCTCAGCATGTTCACCTATAGCTCTACCAGCTGCTTTGCCTTTGTGCCTTTGTGTCTTTATCTATGAAATGGGTTATTGGGTGGTGTTGTATTAGAAAGTGGCTCATATCTGGATCGATCACACCAGGCCATCACAGTCCCACTAGAAGAGgtttatgggggtgggggtgggggagtggggaagagaaggaggaaaacaggggtgaggggttgggggttctctgccttttatttgggcCATGAAGTAATCACTCACACCACCGTGCATAGGTGAGGTGCACATGTGAGGCACACCCCAGGAATGTGTGGCAGTTGCCATGACAACAGACACATGAGGGTTCTTGTTGCATATGGGTGATGGCATCGATGGATTCGGAGACTGACTGTAAACAGCTTTTGATGCCAACAGGTGATATATGCAAAAACACGTGCTGTGGTTCCTCACACATAGTTTGGGTTGGATGATCCAGGCTCAATTTTATTGCTATCAATGTTGTTCTCAAAGCA from Mus musculus strain C57BL/6J chromosome 5, GRCm38.p6 C57BL/6J carries:
- the Ppbp gene encoding platelet basic protein precursor, whose amino-acid sequence is MGFRLRPTSSCTRACPLHNLQILLLLGLILVALAPLTAGKSDGMDPYIELRCRCTNTISGIPFNSISLVNVYRPGVHCADVEVIATLKNGQKTCLDPNAPGVKRIVMKILEGY
- the Pf4 gene encoding platelet factor 4 precursor is translated as MSVAAVFRGLRPSPELLLLGLLFLPAVVAVTSAGPEESDGDLSCVCVKTISSGIHLKHITSLEVIKAGRHCAVPQLIATLKNGRKICLDRQAPLYKKVIKKILES